Proteins encoded together in one Pseudomonas arsenicoxydans window:
- a CDS encoding alpha/beta fold hydrolase — protein sequence MIRLTAERTPAGTSYLATGQGQPVVLIHGVGLNKEMWGGQVVGLATKYRVIAYDMLGHGASPRPESGTPLLGYADQLLELLDHLQLPKVTVIGFSMGGLVARAFALHYPQRLQGLVVLNSVFNRSAEQRAGVIARTAQAAEHGPDANAEAALSRWFSREYQAANPAQIAALRQTLAGNDPQGYLTTYELFATQDMYRAEDLGSIQVPTLVATGELDPGSTPQMAEQLAAHIPGATVAVLAEQRHMMPVESPRLVNQLLLEFLDNAHSRQNQIKGIVA from the coding sequence ATGATTCGGCTCACCGCTGAACGCACCCCGGCTGGCACCAGTTACCTGGCGACCGGCCAAGGCCAGCCCGTGGTATTGATCCACGGCGTGGGCCTGAACAAAGAAATGTGGGGCGGCCAGGTCGTTGGCCTGGCCACGAAATACCGCGTGATTGCCTACGACATGCTCGGCCACGGCGCCAGCCCGCGCCCGGAAAGCGGCACGCCGCTGCTCGGCTATGCCGATCAGTTGCTGGAGTTGCTCGACCACCTGCAACTGCCCAAGGTGACGGTGATCGGCTTTTCCATGGGCGGGTTGGTCGCGCGGGCGTTTGCCTTGCATTACCCGCAGCGCCTGCAAGGCTTGGTCGTGCTCAACAGCGTGTTCAATCGCAGTGCCGAACAACGTGCCGGCGTCATTGCCCGCACCGCACAGGCGGCAGAACACGGGCCGGATGCCAACGCCGAGGCCGCGCTGTCACGCTGGTTCAGCCGTGAATACCAGGCGGCCAACCCGGCACAGATCGCAGCCCTGCGTCAGACACTGGCCGGTAATGACCCCCAGGGTTACCTGACGACTTACGAACTGTTCGCCACCCAGGACATGTACCGCGCGGAGGATCTGGGCAGCATCCAGGTGCCGACGCTGGTCGCCACCGGCGAACTGGATCCGGGCTCGACGCCACAAATGGCCGAGCAACTGGCCGCACACATTCCGGGTGCAACCGTTGCCGTGCTCGCCGAGCAGCGGCATATGATGCCCGTAGAATCGCCGCGCCTGGTCAACCAGCTATTGCTGGAGTTTCTCGACAACGCGCACTCCCGACAAAACCAGATCAAGGGGATCGTTGCATGA
- a CDS encoding amino acid synthesis family protein yields the protein MSFEIRKIVSYVEETFIEGGKATDKPVTMVGLAVVMKNPWLGRGFVEDLKPEIRANCSDLGALMVERLVGIIGGAEKIEAYGKAAVVGADGEIEHASAVIHTLRFGNHYREAVKAKSYLSFTNKRGGPGTSIQIPMMHKDDEGLRSHYITLEMQIEDAPRADEIVVVLGCADGGRLHPRIGNRYIDLEELAAEKAQ from the coding sequence ATGAGTTTCGAAATTCGCAAGATCGTCAGCTATGTCGAAGAGACCTTCATCGAAGGCGGCAAGGCCACCGACAAGCCCGTCACCATGGTCGGCCTGGCCGTTGTCATGAAAAACCCATGGCTGGGTCGCGGCTTCGTCGAAGACCTGAAACCGGAAATCCGCGCCAACTGCTCTGACCTCGGTGCACTGATGGTTGAGCGTCTGGTCGGCATCATCGGTGGTGCCGAAAAAATCGAGGCCTACGGCAAGGCGGCCGTGGTCGGCGCCGATGGCGAGATCGAACACGCCTCGGCGGTCATCCATACCCTGCGCTTCGGCAACCATTACCGTGAAGCGGTCAAGGCCAAAAGCTACCTCAGCTTCACCAACAAGCGCGGCGGCCCGGGCACCTCGATCCAGATCCCGATGATGCACAAGGACGACGAAGGCCTGCGTTCGCACTACATCACCCTGGAAATGCAGATCGAAGATGCGCCGCGTGCCGATGAAATCGTGGTGGTCCTGGGTTGCGCCGATGGCGGCCGCCTGCACCCGCGTATCGGCAACCGTTACATCGATCTGGAAGAACTGGCTGCCGAGAAAGCTCAGTAA
- a CDS encoding aldehyde dehydrogenase, with product MTLARFQMCIGGEWVDALSGKTFESLNPALAEPWAELPDADEADVERAVQAAQTAFDSPAWRGLTATARGKLLRRLGDLIAENKEHLAQLESRDNGKLIRETRGQVSYLPEFFHYTAGLADKLEGGTLPLDKPDLFAYTVHEAMGVVAAIIPWNSPLYLTAIKLAPALAAGNTIVIKPSEHASATILELARLALEAGIPPGVVNVVTGYGPSTGAALTRHPLVRKIAFTGGAATARHVVRSSAENFAKLSLELGGKSPNIIFADADLDSAINGAIAGIYAASGQSCVSGSRLLVQDEIYDEFVERLVERAKRIRIGNPQEDSSEMGPMATAQQLAVVEGLVADAIAEGARLRMGGKRPQNLGEGWFYEPTLFECDHNSMKIMQEEVFGPVASVIRFKDEAEALAIANDSQFGLAAGIWTRDLGRAHRLARDVRSGIIWVNTYRAVSAMAPIGGFKNSGYGRESGIDSVLAYTELKTVWINLSQAPMPDPFVMR from the coding sequence ATGACACTCGCACGCTTCCAGATGTGCATCGGCGGTGAATGGGTCGATGCCCTCTCCGGCAAGACCTTCGAAAGCCTGAACCCGGCGCTGGCCGAGCCTTGGGCCGAACTGCCCGACGCCGACGAAGCCGACGTCGAGCGCGCCGTACAGGCGGCACAGACTGCTTTCGACAGCCCGGCATGGCGCGGTCTGACCGCCACGGCGCGGGGAAAATTGCTGCGCCGCCTCGGCGATCTGATTGCCGAAAACAAGGAACACCTGGCGCAGCTGGAAAGCCGCGACAACGGCAAGCTGATTCGCGAAACCCGTGGTCAGGTCAGTTACCTGCCGGAGTTTTTCCACTACACCGCAGGCCTGGCAGACAAGCTTGAGGGCGGCACCCTGCCGCTGGACAAGCCGGACCTGTTTGCCTACACCGTGCACGAAGCCATGGGCGTGGTCGCCGCGATCATTCCCTGGAACAGCCCGCTGTACCTGACCGCGATCAAACTGGCGCCCGCCCTGGCCGCCGGTAATACCATCGTGATCAAGCCGTCCGAGCACGCCTCGGCAACCATTCTCGAACTGGCCCGTCTGGCGCTGGAAGCCGGCATTCCACCGGGCGTGGTCAACGTCGTCACCGGTTACGGCCCGAGCACTGGCGCCGCCCTCACCCGCCATCCGCTGGTGCGCAAGATTGCCTTCACCGGCGGAGCGGCCACGGCGCGGCATGTGGTGCGTAGCAGCGCCGAGAACTTCGCCAAGCTGTCGCTGGAACTGGGCGGCAAGTCGCCGAACATCATCTTCGCCGACGCCGACCTCGACAGCGCAATCAACGGCGCCATTGCCGGGATCTACGCCGCGTCCGGTCAAAGCTGCGTCTCTGGCTCGCGCCTGTTGGTTCAGGATGAAATCTACGACGAGTTCGTCGAGCGTCTGGTGGAGCGTGCCAAACGCATCCGCATTGGCAACCCGCAGGAAGACAGCAGCGAAATGGGGCCGATGGCCACCGCGCAGCAACTGGCCGTGGTCGAAGGGCTAGTCGCCGATGCCATCGCCGAAGGTGCCCGTCTGCGCATGGGTGGCAAGCGTCCGCAGAATCTGGGCGAAGGCTGGTTCTATGAGCCGACCTTGTTCGAATGCGACCACAACTCGATGAAGATCATGCAGGAAGAAGTCTTCGGCCCTGTGGCGTCGGTGATTCGTTTCAAGGACGAAGCCGAGGCGCTGGCGATTGCCAACGACTCCCAGTTTGGTCTGGCTGCCGGTATCTGGACACGCGATCTGGGCCGTGCCCATCGCCTGGCCCGAGACGTGCGTTCCGGGATCATCTGGGTCAACACCTACCGCGCCGTATCGGCGATGGCGCCGATCGGTGGCTTCAAGAACAGCGGCTATGGACGCGAAAGCGGCATCGATTCGGTGCTGGCCTACACCGAGCTCAAGACGGTGTGGATCAACCTGTCCCAGGCGCCAATGCCTGATCCATTTGTGATGCGCTAG
- a CDS encoding flavin reductase family protein: protein MIEPGIYKDVMSSFPSGVTVVTTLDPDGGIVGITASAFSALSIDPALVLFCPNYASDTYPILRDSKQFAIHLLSADQTAEAYAFASKGKDKAKHIEWHLSELGNPLLGKATAIIECELWREYDGGDHAIIVGAVKNLILPEQPVTPMIYHKGKLGPLPALA from the coding sequence ATGATCGAACCCGGCATCTACAAAGACGTCATGAGCTCGTTCCCTTCCGGGGTCACGGTGGTCACCACCCTGGACCCGGACGGCGGCATCGTCGGCATCACCGCCAGCGCTTTCAGTGCGCTGTCGATTGACCCGGCACTGGTGCTGTTCTGCCCCAACTATGCCTCGGACACGTACCCGATCCTGCGCGACAGCAAGCAGTTCGCGATTCACTTGCTGTCCGCCGACCAGACCGCCGAAGCCTATGCGTTCGCCAGCAAAGGCAAGGACAAGGCCAAACACATCGAATGGCACTTGAGCGAACTGGGTAATCCGCTGCTGGGCAAGGCCACGGCGATCATCGAGTGCGAACTGTGGCGCGAATACGATGGCGGAGATCACGCGATCATCGTCGGCGCGGTGAAGAATCTGATTCTGCCCGAGCAACCCGTCACGCCGATGATTTACCACAAAGGCAAGCTGGGCCCGCTGCCCGCGCTGGCCTGA
- the katG gene encoding catalase/peroxidase HPI — translation MANESKCPFNHAAGGGTTNRDWWPNQLNLKILHQHSSLSDPMDEGFDYAQEFKTLDFAAVKRDLTALMTDSQDWWPADFGHYGPLFIRMAWHAAGTYRTGDGRGGAGSGQQRFAPLNSWPDNVSLDKARRLLWPIKQKYGRKISWADLIVLTGNVALESMGFKTFGFSGGRPDVWEPDEDVYWGSENKWLGGDVRYGKHKEPMQEPGEGPLVAEPGENEESRTDQGRNLETPLAAVQMGLIYVNPEGPEGNPDPVAAGKDIRETFARMAMNDEETVALIAGGHAFGKTHGAGPADNVGAEPEAAGLEQQGFGWKNSFGTGKGPDTITSGLEVTWTTTPTKWSNNFLENLFGFEWELSKSPAGANQWVAKNGAGAGIIPDAHDPSKRRNPTMLTTDLALRFDPIYEPISRRFLANPDQLTDAFARAWFKLIHRDMGPLSRYLGPEMPNEELLWQDPIPAVDHALINDSDAAALKSKILASGLSVSQLVSTAWAAASTFRGSDKRGGANGGRLRLAPQKFWQANQPEQLANVLAKLEGIQSEFNNSGKKVSLADLIVLAGNAGIEQAAKNAGHSVTVPFTPGRMDASQEQTDVESFSFLEPVADGFRNFLKTRYRVPTEQLLIDKAQQLTLTAPQMTALIGGLRVLNTNVGQTRHGVFTQRPEALTNDFFKNLLDMSVEWKPVSQDNEEFEGRDRKTGEVKWTGTRVDLVFGSNSQLRALAEVYATSDAQEKFVKDFVAAWTKVMNLDRFDVK, via the coding sequence ATGGCAAATGAATCGAAATGCCCGTTCAATCACGCCGCTGGCGGTGGTACGACGAACCGCGATTGGTGGCCGAACCAACTGAATCTGAAGATCCTGCACCAGCACTCGTCCCTGTCTGACCCCATGGACGAAGGCTTCGACTATGCACAAGAGTTCAAAACCCTGGATTTTGCGGCGGTCAAAAGAGACCTGACTGCGCTGATGACCGATTCCCAGGACTGGTGGCCCGCCGACTTCGGCCACTATGGACCGCTGTTCATTCGCATGGCCTGGCACGCCGCAGGCACCTACCGCACCGGTGACGGTCGAGGCGGCGCCGGCTCTGGCCAGCAGCGCTTTGCGCCGCTCAACAGCTGGCCGGATAACGTCAGCCTCGACAAGGCCCGCCGCCTGCTCTGGCCAATCAAGCAAAAGTACGGCCGGAAAATTTCCTGGGCTGACCTGATCGTCCTCACCGGTAACGTCGCGCTGGAGTCCATGGGCTTCAAGACTTTCGGTTTTTCCGGTGGCCGTCCCGACGTCTGGGAACCGGATGAAGACGTTTATTGGGGCTCGGAAAACAAATGGCTGGGGGGCGACGTGCGCTACGGCAAACACAAGGAACCCATGCAAGAGCCCGGCGAAGGCCCACTGGTTGCTGAGCCGGGGGAAAATGAGGAGAGCCGCACTGACCAGGGACGCAACCTGGAAACCCCGCTCGCGGCCGTGCAAATGGGCCTGATCTACGTCAACCCGGAAGGCCCGGAAGGCAACCCCGATCCGGTCGCTGCCGGCAAAGACATCCGCGAAACCTTTGCGCGCATGGCAATGAACGACGAAGAAACCGTGGCGCTGATCGCGGGCGGCCACGCCTTCGGCAAAACCCACGGCGCAGGACCTGCCGACAACGTCGGCGCCGAGCCCGAAGCCGCTGGCCTTGAACAACAAGGCTTTGGCTGGAAAAACAGCTTCGGCACCGGTAAAGGCCCGGACACCATCACCAGTGGCCTGGAAGTGACCTGGACCACCACGCCCACGAAATGGAGCAACAACTTCCTGGAAAACCTGTTCGGCTTCGAGTGGGAGCTGAGCAAAAGCCCGGCGGGGGCGAACCAGTGGGTGGCAAAAAACGGCGCCGGTGCCGGCATCATTCCGGATGCTCATGACCCGTCCAAACGCCGTAATCCGACCATGCTGACCACCGACCTGGCGCTGCGATTCGACCCGATCTACGAGCCGATTTCACGGCGCTTCCTGGCCAATCCGGATCAACTGACCGATGCCTTCGCCCGCGCCTGGTTCAAACTGATCCACCGCGACATGGGCCCCCTCTCACGCTACCTCGGACCGGAAATGCCGAACGAAGAGCTACTCTGGCAAGATCCGATTCCAGCGGTCGATCACGCCTTGATCAACGACAGTGATGCTGCCGCACTCAAGAGCAAAATCCTGGCCTCGGGCTTGAGCGTTTCGCAGCTGGTGTCAACGGCCTGGGCGGCGGCTTCTACCTTCCGTGGCTCCGACAAACGCGGGGGCGCCAACGGTGGTCGCCTGCGTCTGGCGCCACAGAAATTCTGGCAAGCCAACCAGCCTGAGCAACTGGCCAATGTGCTGGCCAAACTCGAGGGCATTCAGAGCGAATTCAACAACAGCGGCAAGAAAGTCTCGCTCGCGGATCTGATCGTGCTGGCCGGTAATGCTGGCATCGAACAAGCAGCGAAAAATGCCGGCCACAGTGTGACGGTGCCGTTTACCCCGGGACGGATGGACGCCTCGCAAGAGCAGACAGATGTCGAGTCGTTCAGCTTCCTGGAACCGGTCGCCGATGGCTTCCGCAACTTCCTCAAAACCCGCTACCGCGTACCGACCGAGCAGCTATTGATCGACAAGGCGCAACAGCTAACCCTGACCGCACCGCAAATGACCGCGCTAATCGGCGGCCTGCGTGTACTGAACACCAACGTCGGACAAACCCGACACGGTGTGTTCACACAACGGCCAGAGGCGTTGACCAACGACTTCTTCAAAAACCTGTTGGACATGAGCGTGGAATGGAAACCCGTGTCGCAGGACAACGAAGAGTTCGAAGGTCGTGACCGCAAAACCGGGGAAGTGAAATGGACCGGGACGCGTGTTGACCTGGTCTTTGGCTCGAACTCGCAGTTGCGGGCATTGGCTGAGGTCTATGCGACCAGTGACGCGCAGGAGAAATTCGTCAAAGACTTCGTGGCGGCGTGGACCAAGGTGATGAACCTGGATCGCTTCGACGTGAAGTGA
- a CDS encoding DNA methylase, with amino-acid sequence MNKTISASDLGIDLKKEDEGALFKWFIASFLMGKRIQAEIAAQAYRVIVEKHARDTALKLGHCTHRQLVGMLSEAHYVRYDETTAERLLKLSAKLNDEYAGKIGNIQRASENRTMFEKRLAEFEGVGPKTIEIFMRDAAAVLY; translated from the coding sequence ATGAACAAAACAATCAGCGCCAGCGATCTGGGCATCGATTTGAAGAAAGAAGACGAAGGCGCCTTGTTCAAGTGGTTCATCGCCAGCTTTCTGATGGGCAAGCGTATCCAGGCTGAAATTGCCGCGCAGGCCTATCGGGTGATCGTCGAGAAGCACGCCCGGGATACCGCGCTCAAGCTTGGGCACTGTACGCATCGGCAACTGGTGGGCATGTTGAGCGAAGCTCACTACGTGCGGTATGACGAAACCACTGCCGAGCGATTGCTGAAGCTGAGTGCCAAACTCAACGATGAATACGCCGGGAAGATCGGCAACATCCAGCGCGCCAGTGAAAACCGCACAATGTTCGAAAAACGCTTGGCGGAGTTCGAAGGCGTCGGGCCCAAGACCATCGAAATTTTCATGCGTGATGCGGCGGCTGTACTGTATTGA